The genome window AACAGTTTCGGTAGGATTTCTGGAGCGGTCTTTGTGATACTGACTGCGCACAACTGAAGACtagaaaacagtttgttctgcTTTTCAAGAAAATGACATATTCCTGGCTCACGCGGTAAGTATCTTCTTTAAGGGCTGAAGCCTTCACTTCCAGTGCGATACTTACTGCAGTTGAAGCTCGTAGAGCAGCACTCGCTGGGGTCATCACTGCGTACGCAGCCCAACTCCTCGTGGTACCGTATGGCTCTAAAGTTGGGGCACTCCTCTACTCTACATTTCGTAGCCGTGGCATCTGTAACAGTAAAGATACGTACATTAATCTGAAACAGTGGTTGCTTTCCCCACTGAACGCCAACAAGGAAGTCAAATGTAGGTTGCGTAACAGTACATGCCACCATGTTGCTATTAAAATTATTCCCAGGTCCTGTTTAGCATGAAGCTTTACCTTTAAATAATATTCAGTTTTTCGTGTTTcgtaaaataattaaattataaattactgaaGACTAGAAAACAGTTAGTTCTGCTTTTCAAGAAAACAATCACAGTGGTATTTTAAAAACTGTTGTAACGGTGCTTGCTGGGTGGTATAGCACTCAATAAGTCCCACTGGCAACCGATCGAAGTAATGGAAAATAAAGGTACCACCGCTGCAGCACGTAAATATTTGATACCTGGGTGAATGTGTTTTGTTGATTTATGTCGTTAACGCCAGTCGTAACAGAGTACACTCGCTCGAAGTGCAGCCCATACTTTGTTTGGTGGTGACTGTATTGTTGAGGGGAATCTCGGTTTGGCTACGTCAAGCACGACGCGACACCAGAAGATTGTCATCTGGCCGGAAATGTTCGTACTGCTCTCATGTGAATATTTCAACCACGGACTCGTACGTAATGTGTTGTACTCAGAATACTGATAACGTCAGATCGCCCGCACAGTAATTCATAGCCTGACCTCGCGGCTTCCAGGTTCATCGTAGCTGTGTTCTGGGGACACACTTTGCAGGCACTACGATTAGTGTTTCATCCCACCTCAGTCAGCCTGGAGACAAAATCACCAGAAACGTTTCTAGTACGCTGATACGAGATCTCAGGCAAAAATAGGTAATGCAGACAAAAAGAACCGGCTACAGGTATACTGCATCATATGCGGTGTTTCATTTTGTTCTTGTAATAACAGATGTATGTTTAAATCTTATTTATAATTTTCGATATTATTGGTTTTCTAACAGCAATGCCCCTCAGGTAAAACATCAATTGTTACCTGATGAAGTATCAAAGCTTCCGAAGCGGGGCGTAACGTATGAGTAGTGAGATTTGACGATTAGCTACGGAATGCTTACCTCTCGTAGTTTACCCACACAACAGCGGAACCCCCCTGCGCTTTGTTGATGTGTAAAGTAACAGTACAATTTGCTATGAAATCTCTGACTCAGCTCTTTCCTTCTTAGTATTTCTTGAAGTGGTATTCACGAAATAAGTAGGTGATCATCTTGTAGAGACATAGTGCATATATGCAATAAATTCCTGTCTCGCAGTAAACAATTTAGCTTCTCTGTCGAGACAGACAGCGCATTGTTCCAATGATTCGACCCACATTCGAAAACGGTGGAGATCGAGTTACTGATCACTCATTTCGGTGGGGTCCCAGATGGTACCAGGCGAACGCTGGTATAGTTCCTTCAGTGTGGACACACAGTTGATATTTATCCCTCGTTCTCGTTCATTGATTTCGTCCCTAACGATCGCCATATTAACACGGTGTGCTTCTGACACAACTGGATACGATACCACACTGCCGCACTCGGATGTTACTTTAAAAGTATGCCACTCATCTTGACGTGACATGCTTGTTTTAGCTGTTTGTGATTGAGAAATATACAAGCTCCTTAGGAAGAACTTCACGACATGGTTTCACTCCTTTTTGTGTGTACCTGATGGCACAGAACTCTTTAATGATAATATTTGTTGAGCTTCTTGTTAGTTTGTTTCTAGCGTACACCTGACCACAATTAGCAGTCAACACCTGTGGAGTAATCGACCACTGCAGCGTCTGACATTTCATGGTTTATCCTTTTTTACCGGTAGTAATTCCAGCTTTGTTTACAAGGTCTTCATGCTATGAAAGCCATCTCCCATTTTCCTGTCGGGTTACGTGATGTTCTTGCAGCTCTTGTATTAGCTTTTCTTATACACATCGTCCATCCATGTACAGTCTTATTGTGTCAATATCTTTATGTCACAAACCGTTGGATCAGCTAACTGAAAATCTCTCAATCACCTATTCAGGAAATTCTCTAGAAAGTTTtcaagaagagaaaaatgtgtgcaaagttttCCCCTCACACTTTGTCTCCGGAAGAAAACCAGCGGCGAGTGGACTCCTGCCGCAACTTGATTCAAATGTAAAACGCTGGCACCTCTTTTCTGGAAAATATCGTCATGAGTGTTATCAATATCGTTCCACCACACAACAAAAAGGTGCGGAATGGGTCTCTGGTATTTCGCCAAGACCGAAAAAGGTGCGAATGTGTGTAATTGAACAACATTCCAAAGCAGGCCTTTGCTGTCAGGTCCCCTTGGCTTTATGAACGCTCTGTGTGTAGTACTCAAGCCGAGGGAGCCTGTGCAGAACGCTTGAACCATTACAACAACCGTCTCAGCTTTTCTATGTTTTTTTTATTAATACAGCCTTGAAATGTTTTGGACTGACGCGGAATGCCACTGAACACCAGCTTTCCTGTATTAAAGCTATGTTCCTTACTCTAGGCGTGTATGTCTTAATAAATTATATGGTGAAACATTTGTTGCGATATCGACAAACTGTgtatcgggtgattgatgataaaaCTGAGTCGACACGTATTAATACAGCCTTGAAATGTTTTGGACTGACGCGGTATGCCACTGAACACCAGCTTTCCTGTATTAAAGCTATGTTCCTTACTCTAGGCGTGTATGTCTTAATAAATTATATGGTGAAACATTTGTTGCGCTATCGACAAACTGTgtatcgggtgattgatgataaaaCTGAGTCGACACGTaaatctactgcctttttgccttacgtaggaagcacttacaacaagatcggtcgtattttacagaagtactatgtgaaatgtgttttccgtcctccatctaaaattagagtacttttgggttcggttaaggatgagcttggtttgcgtaaggtgggtgtatatcgcattccttgtagctgtgcgTAGCATAtattgtgttgagtggtacttaagtaaataaattagtgaaatcaaagtgaactagaaattagaatataaatggaaaacttggtttagtttggagagttacatactggcacacagcgggcacaacagcagagcagaagagacaatgaccgtgaagtcagcaagttccacataagcgggcgctgtcgattcagccgtcagggcatcgcccgaccggctcacgtgtttctcagttgtcgcatgtgagcaaaggccctcgcctacattccaagagccaatgaccgacgttaagaagattcttcgagaagcttttcaacgtgacggaagaggcaatgaccggctcacgtgtttctcagtcgtcacatgcgatcagaggcccccgcctacattccaagagccaatgaccgaggtcaagaagattcttcgagaagcttttcaacgtgacagaagaggcaatggccgtgaagtcgttcacctccagtgaactgaagtgaataaatacgcgagacgcggtgggcccgacggatgaagacggggacgaagacgaagacggagacggggacggagacgaagacgagagacgaaggaagaaaagaagagtagcagtagttttcagtcagtttcggtgctgaagatcgtcatgcaagaagagactgcatcatgcacagacgcaccaagtccgccgctgtaatggaatagcaagcagcagccgcggcgccagaagacagaggttaaaaggtatttgaagtctgatttttacgtacccgggtgactcgtgaggacgggaaggagacggcctcacctcatcagtcacctgtgagctgggatgaagacctgacagccgaagactggcaagcgggagtccgtggttcgagttcgggacactggccttgccccgccgcgccgcgccgctccgctggtcgacgcacaacacacgcggccgcttagagaagagaaacactgggacgccacgtccaaggtatcaccatccgatgcacgacttcgctcgcaataattaaacgggccacctcgcgctgcgcgtctccagtcaactgggcgagacggcgacacgagatacacaccgctacgcgtaatcagacgccgccgccgccgccgccgccgccgccgctgccgcagcagaagacgtcacaaacgacacagctgccgctctccgaaccagaacatcacgtaagatacagttgtacaaatcttcaataaaagttatcttttgtaaaaatgatgtttcattcgacctcatacccgagccaaggaagaacccaccctgcccacatgttgttaagagagaaaagttaatttatttaatattttcaccctgacagaatgctttagaatgctcagcctgacaattgacagcatcaaaagagaaaacccagttacattgagtgacggaagtgtcacatttagtaacacaactttTACAATTGGTCacactatcaggaccgtggaggaccgatgtactgagcatcaacggcacacacgattacagcagccaagtagatctgctattgccgaacgttGCTTGGCTAGTGGTCACCCTGTGTTATATAACAATACCGAGATATTGGCGTGCACGTCCAGctgttgggacagtgttattaaggaggcagttgagattaaattagcgagcaaccttgcaAACAGTTATGGAGGTTTTTGTTTGAACTCTGCTAGGAATGCTGCTCTCTccgttgtcaaaaaacagaggggaaGAGTCAATGTTACCCCATCTGCTAGTTCGTAGtgtcactatcgatatctctgagTTTGGTCATCTTTGGCGGCATTAGTGCTCAGTGTGAGTGTATTACCTTTCCTGAATTACTTCAAGAACCGAGGTTTTTAAtttgcctgtccgttgcagtttgtgcgTTGAAAACGGCGGGATGCAATCCCGCCGAAATATCGACGGTCGCTGTAAATTTTACCTGGCTGAAGTCTCGTAAGTTGTTCGAAAAGTGTATCCGCCAGGAGaaacttttgttcgttccattgACAGAAGTACTTACCAATATTTCCATGGTGATACAATGTCTGTACTACCTTTCAGTATATACAATGCCGCATTTTAATCACAAATgatgtgacaggtagttcatcattttAGGAGAGTATGACCACAAATTTACACAAAATGATACAGACTTGTCGCAGAAAAGATTGCCCAAACAGTCGCTCAATACACGGCGCACGTCACTCTTGCGGCAATGCACGCGCGTATTTTCGCATGTAAACAATCGGATAGGTGCCAAATGGCATCTTGCGATAGCGTGTCCTCCCAAGCATtttgcgccttttgttgcaattaGGCAATCGTTCTTGGAGGCTCTGGAGAACGGAGAGGTTCCCACTTAGTCACGCCCCATGCGTGCTCAACTGGCGAGGGATCTGGTGAACTTGTTGGCCAGCGCAGTTGTTTTACACAACGAAGAGCAGATTGGCTCTTCTGCTGAAGAAGCATGTCACCTTTCTATCGAAGATACACAACAACCTGTGAAATGTAGCGGGTACTTGTTACTTTATCCCGCAGGCTCGTCAAATGTGACTGCTAGTTGTTGTAGCAGGATCTAATAAGAAATCTAATTATACTATTAAAAATGAGTAATGAACAGATGTTATTTGATTATGTAAATGAGAGTATACGCCTATATTTGTAAGTTGTGATACCTGTGGATACAGTCTTACAGAAGTGTTACCTATTGTTTTAAGTTCTGCTCATCAGTTACGACAGTACCTTGATCTCTTACTTTGCCTAAGAGACGACGACGTATGAGATTTTCGGTGGCCGTGCAGTTATATGGACTTCATTTCCTTGTTGCAGAATTCCTTTTCTGTAAGAGTCTTTTTGGACACAACTTGACTTAACTTCTGATACggttttttctcttctgtaactcGCTTGTTATTAACTCTAATGAGAACGCACAATTGCATTTGTACGTAATACGATGCAACGTTGCCTACCATTCCCATAATGCTTCACCAACTGACAACTCACGACTGGCTGTCCATGACGTCTGCCTGAtctcaacaacaacaagaatagctGCTCAGGGATGTACCCATCTTATTCAAACACTTCTCGTAACTCGTTCTTAATCCGTGACAGTACGGTTTTCTCAGGCGTCCTCACACTCCAGTTAAATATTTCTGTATACTGTTTcagattatttaatttaattacatttcctTGAGAAAATAAACGTAAATAAAAGATGAATTGCGTACATAATTTGTCCTTCAGGTCCAGATAATTATTTCTTGTCATTAAGACCTGACGTGCGTCTTCGTTGTGACCGATGACACCcgacaccatgaagcctgggatgggacctGGTTGTCGTTGGCGGACGCACTCTGCAGTAGGCCGCTAACTAGGCTCGTCCCAGGTACGTGTACGCCCATCACTCTCACACAGACAGGAAGTACTCTCATTACTCTAGAtaacagagcgccattccactctctTTAACGACGCCAAACCATTCATTCTTGGCGGTGTCGTGGTATCAGTAATAGCCTGTCGAAAGGCACACGTGATCTTAATCTTGCTGCAAGCAGACGATTCCCAGTGGCTCATGGTAACTCAGGAGATGCAGCATGTGCCCGGCTTTCTTCCATGGACGACGTTTCTTCAGCCAACGTTGCTCACACAATGCTTTGTTCGTGAAGTGCTTCTGTTCTGGGGGGGACGCCCAGAACCTGTTATAACTGCATGGAAATGGTAcacaaatcatctacatctacgtgattactctgctattcacaataaagtgcctggcagagggttcaatgaaccactttcaagctgtctctctaccgttccactaggcataggtgtgacttcagcaattttccagtctttaggtacggatctttctgtgagcaagtggttgtatataattgctaaatatggagctattttatcagcctgctctgagaggaacctgactggtatacaatctgtactggaggccttgccttttttaagtgatttaagctgcttcgtcactccgaggatatctgcttctatgtttctagtcttggcagttgttttttattggaattcaggaatatttacttcgtcttctttggtgaaggagtttcggaaaaccgtgtttaataactctgctttggtggcactgttaaaatggtttaagtggctctgagcactatgggacttaacgactgaggtcatcagtcccctagaacttagaactacttaaacctaactaacctaaggacatcacacacatccatgcccgaggcaggattcgaacctgcgaccgtagcggtcacgtggttccaaactgacgcgcttagaaccgcacggccacaccggccggccggtggcactgtcatcaatgattcaccgttgttatcgagcagtgaaggtactgattgcgtcttgccactggtgtgctttatgtatgaccagaatttctttgggtttactgccagatttcgagacagaatttcgttatggaaattattaaaagcatgtcgAATTGAAGGACGTGacttatttcgaacttctgtaaaactttgccaatcttggggattttgcgttcttttcccTGGTGAAAGCAGCAAAGCACCACCGATACGTTCCTCCCAACTAATGCAGCAATCCGACGATATGTCCATCCAGCTCCCACCGGGCACGCGACGTGACCCCGTTTAAAGGGCTGAAACTGTTCAACCGGACTGCATACTCGTTAGCGGGGTGtgattgtaccctagaatgaatgttgcaaacactgttctccTCGAAACTCAGCACAGTCACTGCCTTCAGAGCCAAAACAGGGGGCCCACAGACTGGCCTCCTGAGCCCTATCTGATCGCCAAGGCATTATAAcagagagactaaaatatgccgttgttaaacccCTATGTAAGAAATGTGACAAGAGAGACGTCAGTAACTACCGACCTATTTcaatgctgacatcattttccaaaatttttgagaaactacagTTCTAGAAGTACAGTTCTAGAATAGTACCtcaccttggcaacaataatatcctcagtaacTCACAGATTGAGTTTCAGAagtgttgctctactgagaatgatGTTTACATGTTCACACAGCAGGtattacaaacattaaataacTAAATAGCACCGATAGGTATTTCTCTGAcatatccaaggcatttgattgtgtgaatcatagtataaTCCTAGATAAATAGGATTTTTATGGGATTTGTGGTATTGCCAAGCAAGGGTCATGTCATATCTCACCAAAAGAATCCAGGGAGTTGTACTTAATAGTAATTCAACCAACAAAATccaggacataattctgactgggcagaaatcacctatggggttccccaaggctcaatcgtaggtccactactgtttctcatatatgtaaatcaGCTATCGTATAATGTACAATAAGCAGAATCGTTCGTTTTACTGATGTCACCAGTATTGAaatcactcccagtatacatacagaaatggaagaaatgttgaacaaagttctcaaaagtatcattgactggttttctgcgaatggtctcaccctgaatttcacgaAGACACATCATATTCATTTCTGCGCCTCTAGGGGTAATGCACCAGTGATATGTGTAACACATGGCCATGAAATAATACATAGCTtggaaaattcaaaattcttaggtgtccaaaTCGATGAGAACTAAAATTGgagaaaacacattttggaactccgaaAACGACTTAGTttggccacatttgcacttagtatCATAGCAAATTttagggagagagaaatcagtaagttgacatattttgcttattttcattcagtaaggtgctatgttctggggtaactcatctttaagaaagaaggtcttcattgcccaaaaacgtgctgtaagaataatatgtggtgctcacccgcgatcatcttgtagccatctgtttaaggagtttggcattctgactactgcttcacagtgtttttattccctcacgaagtttgttgtaaatactccactacagttcaaaaggaacaacgagGTATACAGTtataatactagaagaaaaaaaagacattcattactcaacataaaggttgtctttagcacagaaaggagtgaacaACGCTGGAACAAAAATGTTTGGCCACTTACCCAGCGATATAAACGTCTccccttgacaactgcttctattccgtagaacaatttctatgtttgtaatgtctAAAAGGTGGTGgctaggaatatatatatatatatatatatatatatatatatatatatatatatatatatatatgtgtgtgtgtgtgtgtgtgtgtatgtgtgtatgtatatggtgatgtttagagtacaaataaatgtacaaattaatttccAATATGAATGGACAATGAATCGTTCCATATCATAACGATTTATcacgcaaaatgatccatggaacatgaaagtaacaaaCTAAGAAGGATAGTGACAAACAAACCACTAACACTATAACCCTCTGTCGTATCGTTGCTTCTTGCACTCTGTTTTCATGTGACAGCTATCTTTATTTGTTTTCGTTGATTCTGTGTTGCTCTCTGTCTACTCTTTCTCTTGGTTTTCTCGGGATCTGCGCAAGTCGGCATCTGGACTGAATATGTGTACCACAGTTGTCTGTGTGTAGTTTAAttaatgtgaaagtgagcgaatGTCTTTCAATatttgcaaatcgtgtaactgagatgAGAATTGAGTATTAGACCGTTATTCACCTAGCGGGACTTtgcaaaccgcctaaaaaccacaaccaggctgGACGGGACACCAACCCTACTTGTTAATTCGATACAAGGTCGAAGTCCATCCCCGtcccggaagcggcgctttaaTACGTCCAGCTACCCGGTAAGTTATGAGTTCTCTGTTCCTAGTCGAAATTTTGTGCAGAAATCAgtttttctcctctcccattcctggTATCATGGGCATATTCTCCGGTAAACCTTCCTACTATTCCTTCCCCCACAACCGCGTTCCAATCTCCTATGATCATTCGATTATCATCTCCCTTTGTACGCTGAATTACTCGTTCAACATCCTTATGTACTTCCTCTACCTCTTCATTTTCTACTTGCGATTTCGTCATGTATACGTGAAACAGTGGTGCCGCCTTgcgtttgctgtcgaatctgatgagactAAACTGTCACCCAGATACTGACAGTAGATCACTCTCTTTCttgccttcctattcatgacgaattctACTCCAGTTATATCATTTATTGCCGCTGTTTATGTTATCCTATATTCGTCGGACTTAAAACCTTCATcttacttccatttcacttcactatgcCCCACTATATCTGGAATGAgcctttccattttcatttatagtTTTCCTAAAAGGTTCAAATTTCTGGCATGAGACTCTTCGTCTCGTAGAATGTTACACTTTCGTTGGTAATCCCATCTCTcgccctttggcagtccccttccgaagATCCGAATGGCGGACGAATCAGGACTCTTTTGtagatggagagatcatcatgatactttccaATTACAGATCACTAGTCCTGCGGTACACATTATTTCCTTTTAATGCACGGTTTCcgttggcttctgcatcctcatatcgctGATCACTTTCGTTTCTTGCACCTTTGTGATATAGTTTCCCACCCCAGGGGTAAcaaagtgctctgaacctctgtctggTCCTTTCCCTCACAGAGGGgagaatgaaataattaataaggACGAAGAGTACATCCATCACATGCGTTCCTGCTCTAACGTACCTCACTGTCTCAAAACGTACCGGCCAGATCACTTGGCTGGCCATCTCATATATATCACATCCTGCACCGGTCTAATCAGCTAAATAATCTGCACATAAACTGTTGGGTGGAATATACCACTCAACATGACAGGGCTCTCATCTATATCTTTCACAATAAGTTGGAATACTATGTGACGGCAACTGCATTATATTTTCAGTTACTAGGTGAGCAAATTGTGATAGTGGCAAGGTATTAAGGAAACAATGTATCACTATAAGAATCGTTCTTCAGGTAGGCAAAAGAAAGCTTTAGAACAGGAGTGAAAGACAGTGTTTCTAAAAGTATCAAAGCACCTGTACCCATAGTTCTAAATTCTGACACAGAGTTAAGCAAATGTATCGGGATAAATTATTAGTGTTTTTGGTCTTGTAGAGATGCCTGGAAAAAAGGAGAAATACAAGACGTTGTTGTGGAAAGATAAACGATTAAATTCATCATTGCAACGCATTCTTCAGAGAATGTATCCGTTCCATACATATTTCGGCAGTCAGTATCGTGCAAGTGAAAAAGaaactttttataattttgtttcctATTTTAAAGGAGTTAAAAAATGTTAGGTTTATGTATTGGAAGGACGCTTAAAGAACCAAAGACATATGTACTAAAACATAAGGAATGTCCAGTGCAAAACGACGTTTAACAAAACAAGTATTAGCATTGAGTTTTCAAAATGTGTGAATCAAGTTACGGGTTTTCGAAGAGATCTCAGACAGCGAGAGGCGTACAAAGGTTCCCTAAGAAATTTTGGAGCCTGGACTGTAGAGTATGGTAATGGCTATCTTGTGCTGAATGTATCAATGGCTGTGCTGTAATAAAAAGCCACATTTGTAGACTGCCGGGACTAAAGACGCAGCACTCTCagggactgtgttcagtggcaccggAGAGTAAAATATGCGCATACGGAGGGATTGTGGTGTTAGTGAATCATTTGTCTttgtcatcggcgatcagatggcgcaCAGAATCttgtctgtgcaccctctgtttcTACTCTATAGACAGTAACTGTGCTGACTTTAcgggtgaacagtgtttgcagcaTTCATTGAAGGGTAAAAATCATGCCTACCAGCAAGTGCATACGCCTGTTGaatagcttcagccatttgaacagggTAGCATTGTGGGCGTGCAGGAAGCTGGAGAGACGTACTGACGGATTGCTGATATGTTGGGCACAGTGTATTGATGGTGGGTCGCTGCCTTCTACAGCCGTCTGTAGAACATTACCACATATGTGTACGACGTAGTACAGACACACGTCAAGATCTAACGTCACTCACTGAAGAAATCTGACACACGTTCCACCTGCTGTGCCATCAGGGGCTATCGGGAATCGTCTGCTTGGAATAGGACTAAGAACACCTGTGAATCTGCTCAGGCTACCATTCCCACCATGAACCGCCAACCACATGTACTCTGGCGTCGTAAAAGGCTTGATAGGAGAGTAGAATAGCACTCTGctgccttcagtgatgagagtgGATTCTCTCTGTATCCGGGTGATGGATATTCAGCTATGTAGCAAAACTGGAGAGCTGCCTATTCCAGTATACATTACATCACCACCGACAAATCACCTACTAGACTTCATGGAGGGGCGTGGGGCCACCTTTCGCGAGTCCGGTCATGTCTGGTGCTTCTGCAGGGTAAAATAACAAGTCCCCGCTACATTGCATAGGCTATTATCCCATAACTACGGCCGTttctgtgctttttcagcaggacactgCACATCCTCACACAACTGCTGCGACACAACGCGCTCTTGGTGGAGTACACCAAGTGCACTGATCAAAAAAATCACCAGTTGAACATGTACTTACTCGCTCTCCAGGTCCTGCAAGAACCACTGCCGAATTGCAAGAAAAGTCGCAAGTTGCTAGTGAAATTCCATCGCAGGATGACATTCGGTACATGTGTGATCGTTTGCATGCAAGAATACACACCTTCGTGGCCCCAGAGATGGACCGAGggcgaggggggaagggaggggggggggggttatgcagAGTGTAATGGCGCGGCTTTTCAGGTACCCTTTACTATGATGGTGTTTTTCACTTGGTCTTGTTATGATGTTCTCCTATAGCGTCACCTCAATCGACAATACAACGAACTTTTCGTGGTTGTACTTTTTTCTGGTAATGTGTTTACTGATTATTTTTGTCTTAGTATACAACAATCTCCCCAAATATGACACAGTACTCACCGGCAGTAGCAGTGACGacaaccaccagcagcagcagggaGACGCCAGATACACAGCGGGCGCCGTCCATGTTGGTGTAGAGTCGCTACTGGAGTGGACACCAGACGCCGTACGTGCTGTTTATAATGGCACCAGGGAAGCGAGATGAGCGGAAATAACTGTGACATTAGGTGGgtggtagggggtggggggggggaggtaggagggagggagggaggattcCAAGGTCAACAGCTGCGCGACGACGCCTCCTACCATTACTTAATGCTGCCGCTCGCAAAAGTTGTAATTAACGCTGTTGAGCTCTGTCTGTTTGTCCACGAACTACTGATGAAAATCTCACACAGTTTGTACCGGGTGCAACGGCCACAAAGTGACACGCTTTGTGACTGCAGTACTGTCCTATCGGGTCGTTGCTACGGATGCGCGATGTTGGCACATCATCGATGTTGATTTCGATTACATAATCGACATC of Schistocerca serialis cubense isolate TAMUIC-IGC-003099 chromosome 2, iqSchSeri2.2, whole genome shotgun sequence contains these proteins:
- the LOC126456488 gene encoding uncharacterized protein LOC126456488, yielding MDGARCVSGVSLLLLVVVVTATADATATKCRVEECPNFRAIRYHEELGCVRSDDPSECCSTSFNCSSLLSADRMKCYYRGTMLELGAETGDEREDKCVPSCECAKDPYGTSG